A stretch of Cucumis sativus cultivar 9930 chromosome 2, Cucumber_9930_V3, whole genome shotgun sequence DNA encodes these proteins:
- the LOC105434623 gene encoding uncharacterized protein LOC105434623, producing the protein MGSIDRKSSIENEPRTLKMHQIQFAREAALYVMNTATIEEAMKIFTEGLQPVECKAIMEDKDSIVKNWYHDEEIDESLQPFYQLRDIVSAPF; encoded by the exons atgggAAGTATTGATAGAAAATCGTCCATTGAAAATGAGCCAAGAACTCTCAAAATGCATCAAATCCAATTTGCAAGA GAAGCAGCACTTTATGTAATGAACACAGCAACAATAGAAGAAGCGATGAAGATTTTCACAGag GGATTACAACCAGTGGAATGTAAAGCAATTATGGAAGATAAAGATTCAATAGTGAAAAATTGGTACCATGATGAAGAGATTGATGAGTCGTTACAACCTTTTTATCAACTTAGAGACATTGTCTCTGcccctttttaa
- the LOC101219265 gene encoding cation/H(+) antiporter 15, translating to MDGQASISNGTDDTIVCYAPTMITTNGVWQGDNPLDYSLPLFILQLTMVVVMTRILVFLLKPFRQPRVISEILGGVILGPSVLGRSSKFANTVFPLRSVMVLETMANVGLLYFLFLVGVEMDLSVIRRTGKKAMAIAVAGMILPFGIGAAFSFQLHKESQKLNYNTYIMFLGIALSVTAFPVLARILAELKLINSELGRMAMASALFNDMCAWVLLALAIALSENDSSSFASLWVVLSSAAFVLFCIFIVRPMISWMIRKTPEGESVSEFYICLILTGVMISGFVTDAIGTHSVFGAFVFGLVIPNGSLGVALIEKLEDFVSGLLLPLFFAISGLKTNISSIEGIFAWISILCITLLAFLGKVIGTLLASICYQMSYREGVTLGLLMNTKGLIEMIILNVGKDQKVLDDQTFTVMVIVALIMTGIITPVVTIIYRPTRRFLPYKKRTIQASKPDSEFRVLVCIHTPRNVPTIINLLDASHPTKRSPICIYVLHLVELTGRASAMLIVHNTRKSGRPALNRTQAQSDHIINAFENYEQHVDCVSVQPLTAISPYSTMHEDICNLAEDKRVAFIIIPFHKQQTVDGGMEASNPAFRLVNQNVLANAPCSVGILVDRGLNGANRATSNKGTHYNIIVLFFGGQDDREALSYAWRMSEHPGVNLTVMRFIAAQEIMEPKLEENTSRISTMETEMNRDRKLDEDHISEFRARNPNSESITYTEKVLNNGEETVAAIRSMNDAHDLFIVGRGESHISPLTAGLTDWSECPELGAIGDLLASSDFAATTSVLVVQQFGTTMAGEHGEEEEVTPRNLDPNDPYQSLRSTNLRQHTPSRTQIIYDT from the exons atggatggaCAAGCTTCGATATCCAATGGCACAGATGATACCATTGTCTGCTATGCGCCGACGATGATTACGACAAATGGGGTGTGGCAAGGTGACAACCCTTTGGATTATTCTCTCCCCCTTTTCATCTTGCAGTTAACAATGGTGGTTGTGATGACTCGCATTTTGGTTTTCCTCTTAAAACCCTTTCGTCAACCTCGAGTCATCTCTGAAATTTTG GGTGGAGTGATTTTGGGGCCTTCGGTACTAGGGAGGAGTTCTAAATTTGCCAACACGGTATTTCCTCTAAGAAGTGTAATGGTGCTTGAGACAATGGCCAATGTGGGGCTTCTCTACTTTCTGTTCTTGGTTGGTGTTGAAATGGATCTCTCAGTGATTCGTCGAACAGGGAAGAAGGCAATGGCAATAGCTGTAGCAGGAATGATTCTTCCGTTCGGAATAGGAGCTGCCTTTTCATTCCAATTGCACAAAGAAAGCCAAAAATTGAACTACAACACTTACATTATGTTTCTTGGTATTGCGCTCTCTGTGACTGCTTTCCCAGTGCTAGCTAGAATTCTTGCAGAgcttaaacttataaattcAGAGCTGGGAAGGATGGCTATGGCATCTGCACTTTTCAACGATATGTGTGCTTGGGTTCTCTTAGCTTTAGCCATAGCCTTATCGGAGAATGATTCCTCATCTTTTGCTTCATTATGGGTTGTACTGTCAAGTGCAGCCTTCGTTTTGTTTTGCATTTTCATCGTTAGACCAATGATTTCATGGATGATTCGAAAAACTCCAGAAGGGGAAAGTGTGAGTGAGTTCTACATATGTTTGATTCTGACAGGAGTTATGATCTCAGGATTTGTTACAGATGCCATAGGAACACACTCCGTTTTTGGGGCTTTTGTGTTTGGTTTAGTTATCCCAAATGGTTCACTTGGGGTGGCTTTAATTGAGAAACTTGAGGATTTTGTTTCAGGCCTCTtgcttcctcttttcttcgCAATAAGTGGGCTTAAGACTAATATTTCAAGCATAGAAGGAATATTCGCTTGGATATCTATTCTATGTATCACTCTCCTTGCTTTCCTTGGCAAAGTCATAGGAACTCTTCTTGCCTCCATTTGTTATCAAATGTCCTATCGTGAAGGCGTCACGTTAGGTTTGCTTATGAACACCAAAGGCCTTATTGAAATGATCATCCTCAATGTCGGAAAGGATCAGAAG GTGTTAGATGATCAAACATTCACAGTCATGGTGATTGTAGCTCTCATTATGACAGGGATAATAACACCAGTAGTTACCATAATCTATAGGCCAACAAGAAGGTTTCTACCCTATAAGAAACGAACAATCCAAGCATCAAAACCAGATTCAGAATTTAGAGTATTAGTTTGTATACACACACCTCGAAATGTGCCAACTATCATCAACCTCCTTGATGCTTCCCATCCAACTAAAAGATCCCCAATTTGCATTTACGTGCTACACTTGGTTGAACTCACAGGTCGAGCCTCCGCCATGCTCATTGTCCACAACACCAGAAAATCAGGCCGCCCTGCATTAAATCGAACACAAGCTCAATCAGATCACATCATTAATGCATTCGAGAACTATGAACAACACGTCGATTGCGTCTCTGTTCAACCTCTCACCGCCATTTCCCCTTACTCCACAATGCACGAAGACATCTGCAATTTAGCTGAAGATAAACGAGTTGCGTTCATAATCATCCCATTCCATAAACAACAAACAGTGGATGGAGGAATGGAAGCCTCAAATCCAGCATTTAGATTGGTAAACCAAAATGTATTAGCTAATGCCCCTTGCTCCGTCGGAATCCTAGTCGATCGAGGCTTAAACGGCGCGAATCGAGCCACATCAAACAAAGGAACTCATTATAACATAATCGTGTTGTTCTTTGGTGGGCAAGATGATAGAGAAGCCCTATCATATGCATGGAGAATGTCAGAACATCCAGGAGTGAATTTAACCGTAATGAGATTCATCGCCGCACAAGAAATAATGGAACCaaaactagaagaaaacaCATCAAGAATTTCAACAATGGAAACAGAAATGAACAGAGATAGGAAACTGGACGAAGATCATATAAGCGAATTTAGGGCAAGGAACCCAAACAGTGAGTCAATTACTTACACAGAAAAAGTGTTGAACAACGGCGAAGAGACAGTGGCGGCCATAAGATCAATGAACGATGCTCACGACCTGTTCATCGTTGGTAGAGGTGAATCTCACATATCACCCCTCACTGCCGGACTAACGGACTGGAGTGAATGTCCAGAGCTGGGAGCAATAGGCGATTTGCTAGCCTCATCGGATTTTGCGGCAACAACTTCAGTTTTGGTAGTGCAACAGTTCGGAACAACAATGGCGGGTGAgcatggagaagaagaagaagttacACCACGTAATCTTGATCCAAATGATCCTTACCAAAGCTTGAGATCCACGAATTTGAGGCAACATACTCCATCGAGAactcaaataatttatgataCATGA
- the LOC101219503 gene encoding callose synthase 5-like, with the protein MSTLESGPQGLTRRPSRSAATTVFSTEVFDNEVVPSSLASIAPILRVATEIEAERPRVAYLCRFYAFEKAHRLDPSSSGRGVRQFKTALLQRLERDNASSLASRVKKTDAREIEAFYQQYYKHYVSALDQGEQADRAQLGKAYQTAGVLFEVLCAVNKTEKVEEVAPEIIAAARDVQEKTEIYAPYNILPLDSAGASQSIMQLEEVKAAVGALWNTRGLNWPSAFEQRRQKAGDLDLLDWLRAMFGFQRDNVRNQREHLILLLANSHIRLHPKPEPLNKLDERAVDAVMNKLFKNYKTWCKFLGRKHSLRLPQGELEIQQRKILYMGLYLLIWGEAANVRFMPECLSYIFHNMAYELHGLLAGNVSIVTGENIKPSYGGDDEAFLRKVITPLYRVIEKEAKKSQNGKAPHSVWCNYDDLNEYFWSSDCFSLGWPMRDDGEFFKSTRDLAQGRKGPQRKSGSTGKSYFVETRTFWHTFRSFDRLWTFYVLALQAMAIGAWKGVSPLEIFQKDVLYALSSIFITAAVLRLLQSILDLALNFPGFHRWKFTDVLRNILKVIVSLGWAVALPLCYLHTFKMASEKFRDVLSFLNPLRGIPPLYIMAVALYLLPNLLAAVLFIFPMLRRWIENSDWHIIRFLLWWSQPRIYVGRGMHESQFSLIKYTIFWVSLLCCKFAFSYFVQIKPLVKPTKDIMNIHRVEYEWHEFFPKAKHNYGAVVSLWMPVILVYFMDTQIWYAIFSTIYGGFIGACDRLGEIRTLGMLRSRFQSLPGAFNTYLVPSDKSKKRGFSFSKRFDEITTNRRSEAAKFAQLWNEVICSFREEDLISDREVDLLLVPYSSDPSLKIIQWPPFLLASKIPIALDMAAEFRSRDSDLWKRICADEYMKCAVIECYESFKNVLNVLVVGENEKRIIGTIIKEVENNIGKNTLLTNFKMGPLLILCKKFVELVEILKDGDPSKRDIVVLLLQDMLEVVTRDMMLNEVRELAELGHNKDSGRQLFAGTDTKPAINFPPSVTAQWEEQIRRLYLLLTVKESATEVPINLEARRRIAFFTNSLFMDMPRAPRVRKMLSFSVMTPYYGEETVYSKTDLEMENEDGVSIIYYLQKIYPDEWNNFMERLNCKKDSEIWENEENILHLRHWASLRGQTLSRTVRGMMYYRRALKLQAFLDMASESEILEGYKAITVPSEEDKRSQRSLYAQLEAVADMKFTYVATCQNYGNQKRSGERRATDILNLMVNNPSLRVAYIDEVEEREGGKAQKVYYSVLVKGVDNLDQEIYRIKLPGSAKIGEGKPENQNHAIIFTRGEALQAIDMNQDNYLEEAFKMRNLLEEFNEDHGVRPPTILGVREHIFTGSVSSLAWFMSNQETSFVTIGQRVLARPLKVRFHYGHPDVFDRIFHITRGGMSKASLGINLSEDIFAGFNSTLRRGNVTHHEYIQVGKGRDVGLNQISLFEAKVACGNGEQILSRDIYRLGHRFDFFRMLSFYFTTVGFYVSAMMIVITVYAFLYGRLYLSLSGLEKSIMKYARAKGDDPLKAAMASQSVVQLGLLTALPMIMEIGLERGFRTAIGDLIIMQLQLASVFFTFSLGTKVHYYGRTVLHGGAKYRATGRGFVVRHEKYAENYRMYSRSHFVKGLELMILLVVYQIYGTAPADAIAYIFVTSSMWFLVVSWLFAPFLFNPSGFEWQKIVDDWDDWSKWINSRGGIGVPATKSWESWWDEEQEHLQHTGFVGRFWEIVLSIRFFLYQYGIVYHLHVAGNNKSITVYGLSWLVIVAVMVILKIVSMGRKKFSADFQLLFRLLKLFLFIGSVVVVTMLFMLLHLTVGDIFASILAFMPTGWAILQIAQACRPIMKAIGMWGSVKALARGYEYVMGVVIFAPVAVLAWFPFVSEFQTRLLFNQAFSRGLQIQRILAGGKKNK; encoded by the exons ATGTCGACGCTGGAGTCTGGCCCTCAAGGGCTGACAAGGCGGCCATCTCGTAGCGCTGCTACCACTGTCTTCTCAACAGAGGTGTTTGACAATGAGGTGGTTCCCTCGTCTTTGGCTTCCATTGCTCCTATTCTTCGTGTCGCTACAGAGATCGAAGCAGAACGCCCTCGTGTTGCATATCTCT GTCGATTTTATGCGTTTGAGAAGGCCCATAGGTTGGATCCCAGCTCCAGTGGTCGTGGTGTCAGGCAGTTTAAAACAGCACTTTTACAACGATTAGAGAGG GATAATGCATCGAGTCTTGCATCTCGAGTGAAGAAAACAGATGCTAGGGAAATCGAAGCCTTCTATCAACAATATTACAAGCATTATGTCAGTGCTCTTGATCAAGGAGAGCAAGCAGACAG AGCCCAGCTCGGTAAAGCTTACCAAACAGCCGGTGTGCTTTTCGAAGTGCTTTGTGCCGTTAATAAGACCGagaaagttgaagaagttgCTCCGGAG ATTATTGCTGCTGCGAGGGATGTCCAAGAAAAGACTGAAATCTATGCACCCTATAACATTCTACCTCTTGATTCTGCTGGTGCTTCCCAGTCTATAATGCAGCTTGAAGAG GTTAAGGCTGCTGTGGGTGCCTTGTGGAATACTCGTGGCTTGAACTGGCCAAGTGCGTTTGAGCAACGCAGGCAGAAAGCTGGTGATCTGGACCTACTGGATTGGTTAAGGGCAATGTTTGGATTTCAG AGAGATAATGTTAGAAATCAGCGAGAACATTTGATCCTTCTGCTTGCTAATTCTCATATAAGGCTTCACCCCAAGCCTGAACCTCTAAACAAG CTTGATGAACGAGCAGTTGATGCAGTAATGAACAAATTGTTTAAGAATTACAAAACGTGGTGCAAGTTTTTGGGACGAAAACATAGTCTAAG GCTCCCTCAAGGTGAGCTAGAAATTCAGCAAAGGAAGATACTCTACATGGGTTTGTATCTTCTCATCTGGGGTGAAGCAGCAAATGTTCGGTTCATGCCAGAATGTTTGAGTTACATATTTCATAAT ATGGCATATGAACTTCATGGCTTGTTGGCTGGAAACGTGAGCATTGTTACTGGTGAAAATATTAAGCCTTCTTATGGTGGGGACGATGAAGCTTTCTTGCGGAAGGTTATAACTCCCCTTTACCGAGTCATTGAAAAG GAGGCCAAGAAGAGCCAAAATGGAAAAGCTCCACACTCAGTCTGGTGCAACTATGATGATCTGAATGAGTACTTCTG GTCATCTGATTGCTTTTCTCTTGGTTGGCCCATGCGAGATGATGGtgaatttttcaaatcaaCGCGTGACCTAGCACAg GGAAGAAAGGGACCGCAAAGAAAATCTGGAAGTACAggaaaatcttattttgttgagacAAGAACATTTTGGCACACATTCCGAAGTTTTGATCGATTATGGACCTTTTATGTTCTAGCTCTTCAG GCAATGGCCATTGGTGCATGGAAAGGAGTTTCACCATTGGAGATTTTCCAAAAGGATGTCTTGTACGCCTTATCAAGCATTTTCATCACTGCTGCAGTCCTTCGTCTTCTTCAAA GTATCTTGGACTTAGCTTTAAATTTTCCAGGGTTTCACCGATGGAAGTTCACTGATGTTCTTAGAAACATTCTAAAGGTTATTGTCAGTCTTGGTTGGGCTGTTGCTCTTCCCCTATGCTATCTTCACACTTTCAAGATGGCTTCTGAGAAATTCAGAGACGTGCTGTCATTTCTTAACCCGTTGAGGGGCATTCCTCCTCTATATATAATGGCAGTTGCTCTATATCTGCTACCAAATCTACTTGCAGCAGTTTTATTCATATTTCCAATGCTTCGACGTTGGATTGAAAACTCGGATTGGCACATTATCAGATTTCTACTTTGGTGGTCTCAG CCAAGAATATATGTCGGAAGAGGAATGCATGAAAGTCAATTTTCACTTATTAA GTATACCATCTTTTGGGTGTCACTCTTATGCTGCAAATTTGCCTTTAGCTATTTTGTTCag ATAAAGCCATTGGTGAAGCCAACAAAAGATATAATGAATATTCATCGAGTTGAATACGAATGGCATGAATTTTTTCCTAAAG CCAAGCACAACTATGGGGCAGTTGTGTCACTGTGGATGCCAGTAATTTTG GTTTATTTCATGGATACTCAAATTTGGTATGCTATATTTTCGACTATATATGGTGGTTTCATTGGAGCTTGTGATCGATTGGGAGAG ATACGAACTCTAGGTATGCTTAGATCTAGGTTTCAGTCCTTACCAGGTGCATTCAACACATACTTGGTGCCATCAGATAAGTCTAAGAAAAGGGGATTCTCCTTCTCAAAGCGTTTTGATGAG ATTACCACCAACAGGAGAAGTGAAGCTGCCAAGTTTGCACAGTTGTGGAATGAAGTGATATGTAGTTTCCGAGAGGAAGATCTAATAAGTGACAG GGAGGTGGATCTCTTGCTAGTTCCTTATTCCTCAGATCCCAGTCTAAAAATAATCCAATGGCCTCCCTTTTTACTAGCGAGCAAG ATTCCAATAGCATTGGATATGGCTGCTGAATTTCGATCCAGAGATTCTGACCTCTGGAAGCGCATTTGTGCCGATGAGTACATGAAATGTGCAGTGATAGAGTGTTATGAATCTTTCAAAAATGTCCTGAATGTTCTGGTGGTtggagaaaatgagaaaag GATTATTGGGACCATTattaaagaagttgaaaataatattggGAAGAACACACTTCttacaaacttcaaaatggGTCCATTACTCATTTTGTGCAAGAAATTTGTGGAACTCGTGGAGATCTTG AAAGATGGAGATCCGTCCAAGCGAGATATAGTGGTGCTTTTGCTGCAAGATATGTTAGAAGTTGTCACTCGAGATATGATGCTCAATGAAGTCCG TGAATTGGCAGAACTGGGTCATAACAAGGACTCAGGAAGGCAACTCTTTGCTGGTACTGACACTAAACCTGCCATAAACTTTCCTCCTTCAGTTACTGCTCAATGGGAAGAGCAG ATTAGACGCCTCTATCTACTATTGACTGTGAAAGAATCTGCTACTGAGGTTCCTATAAATCTTGAAGCACGGCGAAGAATTGcattttttacaaattcattatttatggATATGCCTCGTGCCCCACGAGTCCGTAAGATGTTATCATTCAG TGTTATGACCCCATACTATGGTGAGGAGACTGTATATTCTAAAACTGATCTTGAGATGGAAAATGAGGATGGTGTCTCCATCATATATTATTTGCAGAAAATCTATCCAG ATGAATGGAACAACTTTATGGAGCGACTCAATTGTAAAAAAGACAGTGAGATAtgggaaaatgaagaaaacataTTACACCTTCGTCATTGGGCGTCCTTACGAGGACAAACTCTATCAAGAACAG TTAGGGGTATGATGTATTATCGAAGGGCTCTGAAGCTTCAAGCATTTCTTGACATGGCTTCTGAAAGTG AGATACTTGAAGGCTACAAAGCAATCACAGTTCCGTCAGAAGAGGATAAAAGAAGCCAAAGATCCCTATATGCTCAATTAGAGGCCGTGGCTGACATGAAATTCACGTACGTTGCTACTTGCCAGAACTATGGAAATCAGAAACGGAGTGGGGAACGTCGAGCCACAGATATTCTGAATTTGATGGTTAA TAATCCATCTCTTCGAGTGGCATATATTGATGAAGTTGAAGAGAGGGAAGGTGGAAAAGCACAAAAAGTTTACTATTCTGTTTTGGTCAAAGGTGTTGATAATCTTGACCAG gaaatctATCGGATTAAGCTACCTGGTTCAGCTAAGATTGGAGAAGGGAAGCCTGAAAATCAAAACCATGCCATCATTTTTACGAGAGGTGAAGCACTTCAAGCCATTGACATGAATCAG GACAATTACTTGGAAGAAGCTTTCAAAATGCGGAACCTTTTAGAAGAGTTCAATGAGGACCATGGTGTTCGTCCACCTACAATTTTGGGTGTGCGTGAACATATTTTTACTGGAAG TGTTTCTTCTTTGGCTTGGTTTATGTCAAATCAAGAAACTAGTTTTGTTACTATTGGTCAGCGGGTTCTTGCAAGGCCTCTAAA GGTGAGGTTTCACTATGGTCATCCAGATGTTTTCGATCGAATTTTCCATATTACTCGTGGGGGCATGAGCAAAGCTTCTCTAGGCATCAACCTTAGTGAGGATATCTTTGCtg GCTTCAACTCGACGTTGAGACGAGGAAATGTAACTCACCACGAGTATATTCAAGTTGGGAAAGGCAGAGATGTTGGTCTTAATCAAATCTCTCTTTTTGAGGCAAAGGTAGCTTGTGGTAATGGAGAGCAAATTCTTAGCAGAGACATCTATCGTTTGGGTCATCGTTTTGACTTTTTTCGCATGTTGTCTTTCTACTTCACAACAGTAGGATTTTACGTCAGTGCAATG ATGATTGTCATTACAGTATATGCTTTCTTATATGGTAGACTTTATCTGTCATTGAGTGGATTGGAGAAGTCCATAATGAAATATGCTAGGGCAAAAGGAGATGATCCTTTAAAGGCCGCTATGGCTTCGCAATCAGTTGTTCAGTTAGGTCTTTTAACTGCCTTGCCAATGATCATGGAAATAGGGCTTGAGAGAGGGTTCAGAACTGCAATAGGTGACTTGATAATCATGCAACTACAACTAGCATCCGTTTTCTTCACCTTCTCTCTTGGCACAAAGGTGCATTATTATGGGCGCACAGTTCTTCATGGTGGAGCAAAGTATAGAGCTACCGGTCGTGGTTTTGTCGTGCGGCATGAGAAATACGCTGAGAACTATAGGATGTATTCAAGGAGTCACTTTGTCAAAGGACTAGAGCTTATGATATTGCTTGTAGTATACCAGATATATGGAACAGCTCCTGCTGATGCTATAGCTTACATTTTCGTCACATCCTCAATGTGGTTCCTGGTTGTTTCTTGGTTGTTTGCCCCTTTCCTTTTCAACCCTTCAGGTTTTGAATGGCAAAAGATAGTTGATGATTGGGATGATTGGTCAAAATGGATCAATAGCAGAGGTGGTATTGGTGTGCCTGCAACCAAAAGTTGGGAGTCCTGGTGGGATGAGGAACAGGAACACCTTCAACACACTGGATTCGTTGGACGCTTCTGGGAAATTGTACTATCTATCCGATTCTTTCTCTATCAGTATGGAATAGTGTATCATCTACATGTGGCTGGAAATAATAAAAGCATCACG GTATATGGCTTATCCTGGCTTGTCATTGTTGCTGTTATGGTTATACTGAAG ATTGTGTCCATGGGTAGAAAGAAATTCAGTGCAGACTTCCAGCTGTTGTTCAGACTTCTGAAGTTGTTCCTGTTTATTGGTTCAGTGGTCGTAGTAACAATGCTGTTTATGCTTCTCCATCTCACGGTCGGCGACATTTTTGCAAGCATTCTAGCCTTCATGCCCACAGGCTGGGCTATTTTGCAA ATAGCACAGGCATGTAGACCTATTATGAAAGCAATAGGGATGTGGGGATCAGTTAAAGCTCTAGCCAGAGGGTACGAGTACGTGATGGGCGTTGTCATTTTTGCACCCGTGGCCGTGCTCGCTTGGTTCCCGTTTGTGTCAGAATTCCAGACCAGGCTCCTCTTCAACCAAGCATTCAGCAGAGGTCTCCAAATTCAAAGGATTTTGGCTGGTGGGAAGAAGAACAAGTGA